Proteins encoded together in one Oceanobacillus iheyensis HTE831 window:
- the rlmB gene encoding 23S rRNA (guanosine(2251)-2'-O)-methyltransferase RlmB, producing MDNEVIMGRNPVMEALKSGRSVNKVMVTEQIQGSTFQKINQLAREAGTIVQKVPRSKLDQMELGNHQGVVAYVASYTYASLDDLFDRANERGEDPFFILLDELEDPHNLGSILRSADATGVHGVIIPKRRSVGLTATVAKTAAGAIEHIPVVRVTNMSNTIDELKERNVWIVGTEAEADQDYRQLDGSLPIGIVIGNEGKGMSRLVRKKCDWTVGLPMVGQVSSLNASVACGLLLYEVYRKRHPLGDQ from the coding sequence GTGGACAATGAAGTCATTATGGGAAGGAATCCTGTTATGGAAGCTCTGAAATCTGGGCGGTCAGTAAATAAAGTGATGGTTACAGAACAAATACAAGGTTCCACTTTTCAAAAAATTAACCAACTAGCAAGAGAGGCTGGAACAATTGTACAAAAAGTTCCACGCTCTAAGTTAGATCAGATGGAATTAGGAAATCATCAAGGGGTGGTAGCATATGTAGCTTCGTATACGTACGCCTCGTTAGACGATTTATTTGACCGAGCTAATGAACGTGGCGAGGATCCTTTCTTTATCTTATTAGATGAATTAGAAGATCCACACAATTTAGGCTCAATATTACGAAGCGCAGATGCGACAGGTGTACATGGAGTTATTATTCCTAAACGACGCTCAGTCGGATTAACCGCAACGGTTGCAAAAACTGCCGCTGGCGCGATAGAACATATCCCAGTTGTGCGAGTAACCAATATGTCTAATACTATTGATGAATTAAAAGAACGAAATGTTTGGATTGTTGGAACAGAAGCGGAAGCAGACCAAGACTATCGACAATTAGATGGATCATTACCTATTGGTATTGTAATTGGTAACGAAGGGAAAGGAATGAGTCGTCTCGTTCGAAAAAAATGTGACTGGACAGTGGGCTTACCTATGGTCGGACAAGTATCCTCACTCAATGCATCGGTAGCTTGCGGACTTTTGCTTTATGAAGTATACCGTAAACGTCATCCTCTCGGAGATCAGTAA
- the rplJ gene encoding 50S ribosomal protein L10 → MSGIIEKKKQVVEEIAEKFRASQTAVVVDYRGLDVAEVTALRKELREAGIEFKVYKNTMTRRAVEAVELTDLNDTLTGPTAIAFSNDDVVAPARILNNFKKDHEALEIKGGVIEGQVATLDQIKDLADLPNYEGMVSMLLSVLQAPVRNFAYVTKAVAEQKEEQGA, encoded by the coding sequence ATGTCAGGAATCATTGAGAAAAAGAAACAAGTGGTTGAAGAAATCGCTGAAAAATTCCGTGCTAGCCAAACAGCTGTAGTTGTTGACTATCGTGGTCTTGACGTAGCAGAAGTTACAGCACTACGTAAAGAACTTCGTGAAGCTGGTATCGAATTTAAAGTTTACAAAAACACAATGACTCGTCGTGCGGTTGAAGCTGTAGAACTTACAGATTTAAACGATACATTAACTGGACCAACAGCTATCGCGTTCAGTAATGATGATGTCGTAGCGCCAGCGCGTATCTTGAATAATTTCAAGAAAGATCATGAGGCATTGGAAATCAAAGGTGGCGTAATTGAAGGACAAGTCGCTACACTTGATCAAATCAAAGATCTTGCAGACCTACCGAACTACGAAGGTATGGTTTCTATGTTGCTTAGCGTGCTTCAAGCTCCAGTTCGTAACTTCGCTTATGTTACTAAAGCTGTTGCTGAGCAAAAAGAAGAGCAAGGTGCTTAA
- the rpmG gene encoding 50S ribosomal protein L33, translated as MSKKITLACAVCSSRNYSTNKNVSNQSTRLEVKKFCKTCGKHTLHRETK; from the coding sequence ATGAGTAAAAAAATAACATTGGCATGTGCTGTATGTTCAAGCAGGAATTATTCGACAAACAAGAATGTATCCAATCAATCTACAAGATTAGAAGTAAAAAAGTTCTGCAAAACATGCGGAAAACATACACTACATCGCGAGACGAAATAA
- a CDS encoding NYN domain-containing protein, with translation MKEVLIVDGYNVIGAWGELQRLKEKEIGQARDRLIEVLAEYQAFTGKHVILVFDAYYVRGVENKQQKFNIEIIYTKEKETADECIEKLVKEVKNIQTQVYVATSDYAEQRTIFGQGALRKSARELLIEVQDMDREIHVSLEVHRKTKPQAKIKIDKEIMEKFEQMRRGE, from the coding sequence ATGAAAGAAGTCTTGATTGTTGATGGATATAATGTAATTGGAGCTTGGGGAGAATTGCAACGATTGAAAGAGAAAGAAATTGGACAGGCAAGAGATCGACTCATCGAAGTGTTAGCGGAATATCAAGCCTTTACTGGAAAGCATGTTATTCTCGTCTTTGATGCTTATTATGTACGTGGTGTAGAAAATAAACAACAAAAATTTAACATTGAGATTATTTATACCAAAGAAAAAGAGACAGCGGACGAATGTATCGAAAAACTAGTTAAAGAAGTGAAAAACATCCAAACTCAAGTTTATGTAGCAACTTCGGATTATGCTGAACAACGAACTATTTTCGGACAAGGCGCACTACGCAAATCCGCACGAGAGTTACTTATTGAAGTGCAGGATATGGATAGAGAGATTCATGTTAGTTTAGAAGTTCATCGAAAAACAAAACCGCAAGCTAAAATAAAAATTGATAAAGAAATCATGGAAAAGTTTGAACAAATGCGAAGAGGAGAATAA
- the sigH gene encoding RNA polymerase sporulation sigma factor SigH, with protein MVNIGQIDTTNKGLEQLDDTDLLQFIRQGNSHALDLLIQRYISFVRAKARTYFLVGADKEDIIQEGMIGLYKAIRDYDVDKLSSFKAFAELCVTRQIITAIKTATRQKHIPLNSYVSLDKPIYDEESDRTLLDIIGGSIDVDPQELLISQEDYGTLEHKLSKLLSDLEKKVLQLYLDGRTYQEISEHLNRHVKSIDNALQRVKRKLEQLMESNGVSL; from the coding sequence TTGGTGAATATCGGGCAAATAGACACGACCAACAAGGGATTAGAGCAGCTTGATGATACTGATTTGCTACAATTCATTCGTCAAGGGAATAGTCACGCGCTAGACCTCCTTATACAACGGTACATTAGTTTTGTACGAGCAAAAGCACGAACGTATTTTCTTGTAGGTGCGGATAAAGAGGATATTATCCAAGAAGGGATGATTGGTCTATATAAAGCTATACGTGATTATGATGTGGACAAGCTATCCTCTTTTAAAGCATTTGCTGAATTATGTGTCACAAGACAAATTATCACGGCGATCAAAACAGCCACACGTCAAAAACATATTCCATTAAATTCATATGTATCTTTGGACAAGCCGATTTATGATGAAGAATCAGATAGAACTTTGTTAGATATAATAGGTGGATCCATTGATGTAGATCCACAAGAATTATTGATCAGTCAAGAAGATTATGGGACGCTAGAACATAAATTATCGAAATTATTAAGCGACTTAGAAAAGAAAGTATTGCAATTATATTTAGACGGACGCACCTATCAAGAGATTTCAGAGCATTTAAATCGTCATGTAAAGTCGATTGATAATGCCCTGCAGCGAGTGAAACGAAAATTAGAGCAACTAATGGAATCAAATGGAGTTTCTTTGTAA
- the rplL gene encoding 50S ribosomal protein L7/L12: MTNEEMISAIKEMSVLELNDLVKAIEEEFGVTAAAPVAAAGAAGGAVEEEKTEFDVVLTSAGASKIKVVKAVREITGLGLKDAKDLVDNAPKPIKEGVSKEEAEEVQGKLEEAGASVEVK, translated from the coding sequence ATGACTAACGAAGAAATGATTAGCGCAATTAAAGAAATGTCTGTATTAGAACTTAACGACCTAGTAAAAGCTATTGAAGAAGAATTTGGAGTAACTGCTGCTGCACCAGTTGCTGCTGCAGGTGCTGCTGGCGGAGCTGTTGAAGAAGAAAAAACTGAATTTGACGTTGTTCTTACAAGTGCTGGTGCATCTAAGATCAAAGTTGTTAAAGCAGTACGTGAAATCACTGGTCTTGGCTTAAAAGATGCTAAAGACTTAGTAGATAACGCTCCTAAGCCAATTAAAGAAGGCGTTTCTAAAGAAGAAGCTGAAGAAGTTCAAGGTAAACTTGAAGAAGCTGGAGCTTCTGTAGAAGTTAAATAA
- the nusG gene encoding transcription termination/antitermination protein NusG — MEKNWYVVHTYSGYENKVKMNLEKRVESMGMEDKIFRVIVPEDEEAEIKNGKKKMVKKKSFPGYVLTEMVMTDDSWYVVRNTPGVTGFVGSSGHGAKPTPLMPGEIDVVLKRMGVSEPTVQVDFEIKENVRVTDGPFTDFTGSIEHIDTDKQKIKVHVNMFGRETPVELDFSQVEKLS, encoded by the coding sequence ATGGAGAAAAACTGGTACGTCGTTCATACTTACTCAGGGTATGAAAATAAAGTGAAAATGAATCTAGAAAAACGTGTTGAATCAATGGGGATGGAAGATAAAATATTTCGAGTGATAGTCCCAGAAGATGAAGAAGCGGAGATCAAAAACGGCAAGAAAAAAATGGTCAAGAAAAAATCATTCCCAGGCTATGTTTTAACAGAAATGGTAATGACGGATGACTCTTGGTATGTCGTGCGTAATACACCAGGTGTAACTGGATTCGTAGGTTCTAGCGGACATGGCGCAAAACCAACTCCGTTAATGCCTGGCGAAATTGATGTAGTATTAAAACGTATGGGTGTATCTGAACCAACTGTACAAGTAGATTTCGAGATAAAAGAAAACGTTCGTGTTACCGATGGACCGTTTACCGACTTTACAGGTTCAATCGAACATATAGATACGGACAAGCAGAAAATTAAAGTACATGTAAATATGTTTGGTAGAGAAACTCCGGTAGAACTAGATTTTTCACAAGTAGAAAAACTATCATAA
- a CDS encoding Mini-ribonuclease 3, with the protein MKPNDVKQLKSLALAYIGDSIFELYIREYLLERGTVNPNKLHQSATSYVAGKTQAMVILYWLDVDGFLTEEEQKVVARGRNAKSGSVPKNISVQTYRYSTAFEALIGYHYMMKNEDRLEELIQNAIQYAEERRDSRGQ; encoded by the coding sequence ATGAAACCGAATGATGTGAAGCAGCTAAAGAGCCTTGCACTTGCTTATATAGGTGATTCTATATTTGAATTATATATTCGAGAATATCTATTAGAGCGTGGTACGGTAAATCCTAATAAGTTACATCAGTCCGCAACATCGTATGTCGCGGGAAAAACACAGGCAATGGTTATTTTATATTGGTTGGATGTTGACGGATTTCTTACGGAAGAAGAACAAAAAGTTGTTGCCCGTGGAAGAAATGCTAAATCAGGTTCGGTACCAAAGAATATAAGTGTCCAAACGTATCGGTATAGTACTGCGTTTGAGGCACTTATTGGGTATCACTATATGATGAAAAACGAGGATCGATTAGAAGAACTTATTCAAAATGCAATTCAGTACGCGGAAGAAAGGAGAGATAGCCGTGGACAATGA
- the rpoB gene encoding DNA-directed RNA polymerase subunit beta — protein sequence MTGQLVQYGRHRQRRSYARINEVLELPNLIEIQTASYDWFLEEGLREMFQDISPIEDFTGNLSLEFVDYSLGDPKYPVDEAKERDVTYNAPLRVKVRLINNETGEVKEQEVFMGDFPLMTETGTFIINGAERVIVSQLVRSPSVYYNEKIDKNGKRGIGATVIPNRGAWLEFETDAKDIAYVRIDRTRKLPITVLLRALGFGTDQEITDLLGENEYLRNTLEKDNTENAEKALLEIYERLRPGEPPTVENAKSLLVSRFFDPKRYDLAHVGRYKMNKKLHMKNRLFNQILAEPIVDPETGEVIAEKGEKLERKLLDKILPYLERAEDRFGESVLSPHEGVLEDEITIQSVKIIDPTDPNGERELTVIGNGGVTNDVKNITPADILSSISYFFNLLHEVGGTDDIDHLGNRRLRSVGELLQNQFRIGLSRMERVVRERMSIQDTSSVTPQQLINIRPVIASIKEFFGSSQLSQFMDQTNPLGELTHKRRLSALGPGGLTRERAGFEVRDVHYSHYGRMCPIETPEGPNIGLINSLSSYAKVNKFGFIESPYRRVDPETGKVTNKIDYLTADEQDNYIVAQANSPLDEDSRFQNEEVISRFQEDNIVVSRDKIDYMDVSPKQVVSAATACIPFLENDDSNRALMGANMQRQAVPLMKPQAPIVGTGMEYVNGKDSGAAVICHHDGVIERVEAKEVYVRRISIVDGKEVEGDLDRYGLQKYKRSNQGTCYNQRPIVSQGDRVTKGEVLADGPSMEDGELALGQNVLVGFMTWEGYNYEDAIIMSERLVKDDVYTSIHIEEFESEARDTKLGPEEITRDIPNVGEDALKNLDEHGIIRVGAEVTDGDILVGKVTPKGVTELSAEERLLHAIFGEKAREVRDTSLRVPHGGGGIVLDVKIFNREDGDELPPGVNQLVRAYIVQKRKIHEGDKMAGRHGNKGVISKILPEEDMPYLPDGTPIDIMLNPLGVPSRMNIGQVFELHLGMAARQLGIHVASPVFDGAREEDVWETLEEAGMPRDAKTVLYDGRTGEAFDNRVSVGVMYMIKLAHMVDDKLHARSTGPYSLVTQQPLGGKAQFGGQRFGEMEVWALEAYGAAYTLQEILTVKSDDTVGRVKTYEAIVKGDNVPEPGVPESFKVLIKELQSLGMDVKMLSSNEDEIDMRELEEEEVQAATKLNIDVEESE from the coding sequence TTGACAGGTCAACTAGTTCAGTATGGACGGCACCGCCAACGCAGGAGCTATGCGCGTATCAACGAGGTGTTGGAATTACCAAACCTAATCGAAATCCAAACCGCTTCTTATGATTGGTTCTTGGAAGAGGGTTTACGAGAGATGTTTCAGGATATTTCTCCAATCGAAGACTTTACGGGAAATCTATCGCTTGAATTTGTTGATTATAGTTTAGGTGATCCAAAGTACCCTGTAGATGAAGCGAAGGAAAGAGATGTAACGTACAATGCTCCACTTCGCGTGAAGGTTCGTTTAATTAATAATGAAACCGGTGAAGTGAAGGAACAAGAAGTATTTATGGGTGATTTCCCACTTATGACAGAAACGGGAACATTCATTATCAATGGCGCGGAACGAGTTATCGTATCGCAGCTTGTGCGTTCTCCGAGCGTATATTATAACGAGAAGATCGACAAGAATGGAAAAAGAGGTATTGGTGCAACAGTCATTCCAAACCGCGGTGCGTGGTTAGAATTTGAAACAGATGCAAAAGATATCGCTTATGTTCGTATAGATCGTACTCGTAAGTTACCAATCACTGTACTATTACGTGCACTAGGATTCGGTACAGATCAAGAAATCACAGATTTGCTAGGTGAGAATGAATATTTACGTAATACATTAGAAAAAGACAATACAGAGAATGCTGAAAAAGCTCTATTAGAAATCTATGAGCGTTTACGCCCTGGAGAACCACCAACTGTAGAAAACGCAAAGAGCTTACTAGTATCTCGTTTCTTCGATCCAAAGCGTTATGACTTAGCGCATGTTGGACGTTATAAAATGAACAAGAAACTTCATATGAAGAATCGTTTGTTCAATCAAATCTTAGCTGAACCAATTGTTGATCCAGAAACTGGAGAAGTAATTGCGGAAAAGGGAGAAAAATTAGAACGAAAGTTACTAGATAAAATCCTCCCTTATTTAGAGCGTGCGGAAGACCGTTTTGGAGAATCAGTTCTATCCCCTCACGAAGGTGTGTTAGAAGATGAAATCACGATTCAGTCTGTTAAGATTATTGATCCGACAGATCCTAATGGAGAAAGAGAACTTACTGTAATTGGTAACGGTGGAGTTACAAACGATGTTAAAAACATCACTCCTGCCGATATCTTATCTTCCATTAGCTATTTCTTCAATCTACTTCATGAAGTTGGAGGAACAGATGATATTGACCATTTAGGTAATCGTCGCTTACGTTCTGTTGGGGAATTATTGCAAAATCAATTCCGAATTGGATTATCTCGTATGGAACGTGTGGTTCGTGAAAGAATGTCTATCCAAGACACTTCTAGCGTTACACCACAACAACTAATCAATATCCGACCGGTTATTGCGTCAATTAAAGAATTCTTTGGTAGCTCACAGCTATCTCAATTTATGGATCAAACAAATCCACTAGGTGAATTAACGCATAAACGTCGTCTATCTGCCCTAGGACCAGGTGGTCTTACGCGTGAGCGTGCAGGCTTTGAAGTTCGAGACGTTCACTATTCCCACTATGGTCGTATGTGTCCGATCGAAACGCCGGAGGGTCCGAATATCGGGTTGATAAACTCGTTATCTAGTTATGCGAAAGTGAATAAATTTGGTTTCATTGAGTCTCCTTATCGTCGTGTAGACCCTGAAACTGGTAAAGTAACAAATAAAATTGATTACCTTACTGCGGATGAGCAAGACAACTATATTGTTGCCCAAGCAAACTCTCCGTTAGATGAAGATAGTCGTTTCCAAAACGAAGAAGTAATCTCACGTTTCCAAGAAGATAACATCGTAGTTTCACGCGATAAGATCGATTACATGGACGTATCACCGAAACAGGTTGTTTCTGCTGCGACAGCATGTATTCCATTCTTGGAAAACGATGACTCAAACCGTGCACTAATGGGTGCGAACATGCAACGTCAAGCAGTTCCATTGATGAAACCACAAGCTCCTATCGTAGGAACTGGTATGGAGTATGTTAATGGGAAAGATTCAGGTGCTGCGGTAATTTGCCACCATGATGGTGTGATTGAACGCGTTGAAGCGAAAGAGGTTTACGTTCGTCGCATCTCTATTGTTGATGGTAAAGAGGTCGAAGGAGACTTGGATCGTTACGGATTACAAAAATATAAACGTTCCAACCAAGGAACGTGTTATAACCAGCGTCCAATTGTTAGTCAAGGAGATCGCGTAACAAAAGGCGAAGTTCTTGCAGATGGACCTTCTATGGAAGATGGCGAACTTGCACTAGGCCAGAACGTTTTAGTTGGTTTCATGACTTGGGAAGGTTATAACTATGAGGATGCCATCATCATGAGTGAACGTCTTGTAAAAGACGATGTATATACTTCTATTCATATTGAAGAATTTGAATCGGAAGCTCGTGATACAAAATTAGGACCTGAAGAAATTACAAGAGATATTCCTAATGTTGGTGAAGATGCTCTGAAAAATCTTGATGAGCACGGTATTATTCGTGTTGGTGCGGAAGTAACAGATGGAGATATTCTTGTAGGTAAAGTAACGCCAAAAGGTGTAACAGAGCTTTCTGCAGAAGAACGTTTATTACATGCTATCTTTGGTGAAAAAGCTCGAGAAGTACGTGACACATCTCTTCGTGTTCCACACGGCGGTGGCGGTATCGTTCTTGATGTGAAGATATTCAACCGTGAAGACGGTGACGAGTTACCACCAGGTGTGAACCAACTCGTACGTGCTTATATCGTACAAAAACGTAAAATCCATGAAGGGGATAAGATGGCAGGTCGTCACGGTAACAAAGGTGTTATCTCCAAAATCTTACCGGAAGAAGATATGCCATATCTACCAGATGGAACACCAATCGACATTATGTTGAACCCACTAGGTGTACCTTCTCGTATGAATATCGGACAGGTGTTTGAGCTTCATTTGGGAATGGCTGCAAGACAGCTTGGTATACATGTGGCCAGCCCAGTATTCGATGGTGCGCGTGAGGAAGATGTTTGGGAAACGCTTGAAGAAGCAGGCATGCCTCGTGATGCAAAAACGGTCTTATATGACGGAAGAACTGGTGAAGCATTTGATAACCGTGTATCCGTAGGTGTTATGTATATGATTAAACTTGCGCACATGGTTGATGATAAGCTACACGCTCGTTCAACTGGACCATACTCACTTGTTACACAGCAGCCACTTGGCGGTAAAGCGCAATTTGGTGGACAGCGTTTTGGTGAGATGGAGGTATGGGCACTCGAAGCATATGGAGCTGCTTATACACTACAAGAAATCCTTACCGTTAAATCGGATGATACAGTTGGTCGTGTGAAAACATACGAAGCAATTGTTAAGGGTGACAATGTTCCAGAACCTGGTGTTCCAGAATCCTTTAAAGTATTAATTAAAGAGCTTCAAAGTCTTGGAATGGATGTAAAAATGCTTTCCAGTAATGAAGACGAAATTGATATGCGTGAATTAGAGGAAGAGGAAGTTCAGGCTGCAACGAAGTTAAATATTGATGTCGAAGAAAGTGAATAA
- the secE gene encoding preprotein translocase subunit SecE gives MFKFLRNVSREMKKVSWPKGKELRNYTVVVISTVIFMAVFFFVVDLGISQLLNAFFE, from the coding sequence ATGTTTAAGTTTTTAAGAAATGTATCTAGAGAGATGAAAAAGGTAAGTTGGCCGAAAGGAAAGGAACTTAGAAATTACACTGTTGTTGTTATTTCTACAGTAATTTTCATGGCTGTGTTCTTTTTTGTTGTAGATTTAGGGATTTCTCAACTTTTAAATGCATTTTTTGAATAA
- the rplA gene encoding 50S ribosomal protein L1, translating into MAKIGKKHQEALKLVDRSKSYEIKEAVELAKKAAKANFDETVEAAFRLGVDPKKADQQIRGAFVLPHGTGKTQRVLVFAKGEKAKEAEAAGADYVGEGDYINKINQGWFEFDVIVATPDMMAEVGKLGRVLGPKGLMPNPKTGTVTFEVEKAVNDIKAGKVEYRVDKSANIHVPIGKISFDDQKLVDNFVALTEQLVKVKPQSSKGIYMKNASITSTMGPGIKVDVSNFR; encoded by the coding sequence ATGGCAAAAATCGGTAAGAAGCATCAAGAAGCGTTAAAGCTTGTTGATCGCTCTAAATCATATGAAATTAAAGAAGCTGTTGAATTAGCAAAAAAAGCAGCTAAAGCAAATTTTGATGAAACTGTAGAAGCGGCATTCCGTCTTGGCGTGGATCCGAAGAAAGCAGACCAACAAATTCGCGGTGCTTTTGTTTTACCACACGGCACTGGGAAAACACAACGTGTATTGGTATTTGCTAAAGGTGAAAAAGCGAAGGAAGCAGAAGCTGCTGGCGCTGATTATGTAGGTGAAGGAGACTACATCAACAAAATCAACCAAGGTTGGTTTGAGTTTGATGTAATCGTAGCTACACCTGATATGATGGCTGAAGTAGGGAAACTTGGCCGTGTACTTGGACCAAAAGGTTTAATGCCAAACCCTAAAACTGGTACAGTAACGTTTGAAGTTGAGAAAGCTGTTAACGATATTAAAGCTGGTAAAGTAGAATATCGTGTAGACAAGTCAGCGAACATTCACGTTCCAATCGGAAAAATTTCTTTTGATGATCAAAAATTAGTGGATAACTTTGTTGCACTTACAGAGCAGTTAGTAAAAGTGAAGCCTCAATCTTCTAAAGGTATATACATGAAGAACGCTTCTATTACTTCTACTATGGGACCTGGAATTAAAGTAGACGTTTCAAACTTCCGTTAA
- the rplK gene encoding 50S ribosomal protein L11, which yields MAKKVIKLVKLQIPAGKANPAPPVGPALGQAGVNIMGFCKEFNARTQDQAGMIIPVEITVFEDRSFTFITKTPPAAVLLKKAAGIESGSGEPNKNKVASVKRDQVKEIAETKMPDLNAADVDAAMRMVEGTARSMGITIED from the coding sequence GTGGCTAAAAAAGTAATTAAATTAGTTAAATTGCAAATCCCAGCTGGTAAAGCTAACCCAGCACCGCCAGTAGGACCAGCACTAGGTCAAGCAGGTGTTAATATTATGGGATTCTGTAAAGAATTCAACGCTCGAACACAAGATCAAGCGGGTATGATTATCCCTGTTGAAATTACGGTATTCGAGGACCGTTCATTTACATTTATTACTAAGACTCCACCAGCAGCAGTGCTATTGAAAAAAGCAGCTGGAATTGAGTCTGGTTCAGGTGAGCCAAACAAAAACAAGGTTGCTTCTGTTAAACGCGATCAAGTGAAAGAAATCGCTGAAACAAAAATGCCTGATTTAAACGCAGCTGACGTTGATGCGGCAATGCGTATGGTAGAAGGTACTGCACGCAGTATGGGAATCACGATTGAAGACTAA